Proteins from a single region of Companilactobacillus farciminis KCTC 3681 = DSM 20184:
- a CDS encoding PTS lactose/cellobiose transporter subunit IIA translates to MSEGITREKLISISMQVILHAGNAKDFAYDAIKKSKEGKVEESNKLLESANDEVTKAHQYQTNTLQLEAEGEEIPYLALFGHAQDTLMTTQSEVSLIKQMVEILNDKTGKENEK, encoded by the coding sequence ATGTCTGAAGGAATTACAAGAGAAAAATTGATCAGTATCTCTATGCAAGTAATCTTACATGCAGGAAATGCAAAAGATTTTGCATATGATGCAATAAAAAAATCTAAAGAAGGAAAAGTTGAAGAATCCAATAAACTACTGGAGAGTGCAAATGATGAAGTTACAAAAGCTCATCAATATCAAACAAATACTCTTCAACTAGAAGCAGAAGGAGAAGAAATACCCTATCTTGCTCTTTTTGGACATGCTCAAGATACATTAATGACTACACAAAGTGAAGTTAGTCTAATTAAGCAAATGGTAGAAATATTAAATGATAAAACTGGGAAGGAAAATGAAAAATGA
- a CDS encoding PTS lactose transporter subunit IIB: MSKQSVLLVCGSGASSGFMAAATRKAAKKSGLDLDIKARSESEAEDFMDKIDLLLFAPHLKYMLDDFKEMTDKNNVKSAVIPQMIYGSLDGKRLVKFIEKELGE; the protein is encoded by the coding sequence ATGAGTAAACAAAGCGTTTTATTAGTATGTGGTTCAGGTGCATCATCAGGATTTATGGCTGCAGCAACAAGAAAAGCTGCTAAAAAATCAGGATTAGATTTGGACATTAAGGCTAGAAGTGAATCAGAAGCAGAAGATTTTATGGATAAAATTGATCTTTTACTTTTCGCTCCACATTTGAAGTATATGTTAGACGATTTCAAAGAGATGACTGATAAAAACAACGTAAAAAGTGCTGTAATTCCTCAAATGATTTATGGCTCCCTAGATGGAAAACGATTAGTTAAATTTATTGAAAAAGAATTAGGAGAATAA
- a CDS encoding helix-turn-helix domain-containing protein, whose translation MSDIPFSDDFISYFLNHMGYKYLEDTETYHTTGKVNKNYLMDRLWDGKYSTTMTNRITFSVLVKLALELNISLEDIIYGTDDSVEIAKYNYDNYENLSKINRIYLVENFKRTKKLNRIFIKLLTYNSIRELAEKVGLGRQSIANYKNLDDNSFGTLPRKREVFDNIAMILNIEPYEILEAPVNILLPENDFLEEYTDSNIQSNVSALDKSLKLNTKDYK comes from the coding sequence TTACAAATACCTTGAAGATACTGAAACTTATCACACTACCGGAAAAGTAAACAAAAATTATTTAATGGATCGCCTTTGGGACGGAAAATACAGTACTACCATGACTAACAGAATTACCTTCTCTGTCCTAGTTAAACTGGCTCTAGAGCTTAATATATCCCTTGAAGACATTATTTACGGTACCGATGATTCAGTGGAAATAGCTAAGTATAACTACGATAACTATGAAAATCTTTCTAAAATAAACCGTATTTACTTAGTTGAGAACTTTAAGCGAACTAAGAAATTAAACAGAATCTTCATTAAACTTTTAACCTACAACTCAATAAGAGAACTCGCTGAAAAAGTAGGGCTTGGGAGACAATCAATTGCTAACTACAAAAACCTTGATGATAATTCTTTTGGAACTCTTCCTCGAAAGCGTGAAGTCTTCGATAACATTGCAATGATTCTTAATATTGAACCATACGAAATACTAGAAGCCCCAGTCAACATTCTGTTACCAGAAAATGATTTTCTAGAAGAATATACGGACAGTAATATTCAAAGTAACGTTTCCGCCCTAGATAAAAGTCTCAAACTAAACACTAAAGATTACAAATAA